Proteins found in one Neofelis nebulosa isolate mNeoNeb1 chromosome 3, mNeoNeb1.pri, whole genome shotgun sequence genomic segment:
- the LOC131507459 gene encoding growth-regulated alpha protein-like — MARTAPRAPRLLGAALLLLLLVPAARRAAGAPVVTELRCQCLQTVQGIHLKNIQSVKVTPSGPHCAHTEVIATLKNGHEACLNPEAPMVKRIIEKMLSKGSNN, encoded by the exons ATGGCCCGCACCGCGCCCCGCGCTCCCCGGCTCCTCGGTGCCGCgctgctgctcctgctcctgGTCCCCGCCGCCCGGCGCGCCGCAG GGGCGCCCGTCGTCACCGAGCTGCGCTGCCAGTGCCTGCAGACCGTGCAGGGCATTCACCTCAAGAACATCCAGAGCGTCAAGGTGACGCCGTCGGGCCCCCACTGCGCCCACACCGAAGTCAT AGCCACTCTCAAGAATGGACACGAAGCCTGTCTCAACCCCGAAGCCCCCATGGTCAAGAGAATCATTGAAAAGATGCTAAGCAA GGGCAGCAACAACTGA